From Vanrija pseudolonga chromosome 1, complete sequence, a single genomic window includes:
- the Mtor gene encoding Nucleoprotein TPR: MSEGQPAAGATIAAEPAAAPASSELASVSVPADLVADVEREQALADLHSSLKSRSDDVDKLNADKQQLITERDGAVSTANQLRAQLSSLQSTHLQSTSELGVVQSRIEAAEREKRELLEEIQRLQERSHRATQDLYTLRSQKSEASQKIAHLDVEVSELKMAADSAKFNEERSVQALKNARSEILTTSKAATDAEARFSKYRAQTQSELSQLQHENETVQSRITSIQTAYQSLQRTYEDQARRLAEAHANIATLTSASASQKTSYRLEFDRLHEEIRLAQRHGDEARTEVADREAELERLSESLAEKEGLWEDRWKREERARKEAEKRVDDLKVVVERLAMAQGEGSGSDISPAATLATKLREEGKSYTQFYTDYTIQEGKLRASQDEVARLTSLLEQISQDIAEKKPLFEQQAQEHGAAIERANALATELASAISARDNFESRAKALDAASTHHAEEVQSLETTAKDLSRQVQGLLREISIRDDPSLANVAFNEKAKVIEGDIVTDRLLEFTSLPTLQQQNQRLLKLTRALAAKLDAREINRATNHASDVDTGAALDQATETITRLHTQVLESQKKINEISRERDLFSKLLARGEGLRWSANGTSSNGPLETSDSSNEQALATLQAQLSSVRDKADADVAEAKELARQKSEAAGVAEVERVKAEARATMIEKQHQILNETHQLQKQEYASLETQYRQVQSQISQAESERRAALEEVANHQSTEARLRDEAANLRAEREQWESVQSRMQTDFSTVQQERVRLQHLIDNLNSVSTENERTRTEERTRLERRIDELQREATQLRNQADEAREAVRAAERRLEETDQRIQAETATITAAKEAAEKIVAEKDQEITGLKEQADKNLKIGLNWQRRAKELQERNATVDAKEAEITKLKAELTEAQAKVAELEKKVSDAEQASSQKDTTVQGLQAELAKAKEAPASAAPAADPAELTALQAERDALQQKLTQAESELAAAKAAVSEAAPATPATPADTATPAAVPEGETPSVDTAALQTQLDEATKKLADQETRYQNDVIKVNRANQGLSNRVKAFTAEKAALDAKITELEKEVAELKVKLATAEASAGTATTDQSAIEEAVKTAVAAREAELNAAHAAVLANAGSKPDDSAIQAAVSAKETELKAAFDKELAEAKAQAPAGNEELVAKNAEQEKEIKTLQRQIRTGEITRKTLERQKTDLETKVRNLEAAAAGSPAPSLSAAAAPFKPAAAASPAAEASTPPASLPAKPSPTAPAPAAAEASTSAATADASVRGGAAGRGRGRGAAAAVRGRGAAPARPNSVLNAVNATLASATDTSGGTKRAAPDDDGAAGATTTSPDILARLQNAQPGAAAEAAAPAEGATRGRAAKRARGGAARGRGTGRRPSGAGGAGGDA; this comes from the exons ATGTCGGAGGGCCAAccagccgccggcgcaaCAATCGCCGCAGAGCCAGCAGCTGCGCCGGCTTCTAGCGAGCTCGCGTCTGTCTCTGTTCCTGCCGACTTGGTCGCcgatgtcgagcgcgagcaagCCCTGGCCGACCTGCATTCATCACTCAAGTCCAGGTCGGATGACGTTGACAAGTTGAATGCGGACAAGCAACAGCTCATCACTGAGCGCGATGGTGCCG TGTCCACAGCCAACCAGCTTCGCGCGCAGCTATCCTCGCTCCAGTCAACACATCTACAGTCGACGTCGGAGCTGGGTGTTGTGCAGAGCAGGATTGAG GCCGCGGAGCGAGAGAAGCGCGAGCTACTCGAGGAGATTCAGCGACTGCAGGAGCGCTCTCACAGGGCAACTC AGGACTTGTATACTCTTCGTTCCCAGAAATCAGAGGCATCGCAGAAGATTGCCCACCTCGATGTTGAAGTGTCGGAGCTCAAGATGGCCGCGGACTCTGCCAAG TTCAACGAAGAGCGAAGTGTGCAGGCATTGAAGAACGCTCGCAGTGAAATTCTCACCACCTCGAAAGCtgcgaccgacgccgaggcgcggtTCTCCAAGTACCGCGCGCAGACA CAATCTGAGCTCTCTCAGCTCCAGCACGAGAACGAGACAGTCCAGTCACGCATCACTTCTATCCAGACAGCATACCAGTCGCTGCAGCGAACCTACGAAGACCAGgctcgccggctcgccgaAGCACACGCCAACATCGCGACGCTGACCTCCGCTTCGGCCTCTCAGAAGACCTCCTACCGACTGGAGTTTGACCGCTTGCATGAAGAAATACGGCTGGCACAGaggcacggcgacgaggccagaACGGAGGTGgccgaccgcgaggccgagcttgagcggTTGTCAGAAAGCctggccgagaaggagggaCTATGGGAGGACCGTTGGAAGCGAGAGGAGCGCGCCCGCAAGGAGGCGGagaagcgcgtcgacgacctcaaggtTGTTGTCGAGCGACTGGCCATGGCGCAGGGTGAGGGATCAGGATCCGACATCAGCCCAGCTGCGACCCTCGCCACCAAGCTtcgcgaggagggcaagtCGTACACCCAGTTCTACACCGACTACACTATTCAGGAGGGCAAGCTGCGCGCTTCACAGGACGAGGTTGCGCGGTTGACCAGCCTTCTCGAGCAGATCAGCCAGGACATTGCTGAGAAG AAACCTCTCTTTGAACAACAAGCACAGGAGCACGGCGCAGCCATTGAACGGGCCAATGCTCTTGCCACCGAGCTGGCGAGTGCGATTTCCGCTCGCGACAACTTCGAGTCCCGGGCCAAGGCTCTCGACGCCGCTTCTACGCAtcacgccgaggaggttCAATCTCTGGAGACAACGGCAAAGGATCTCTCTCGCCAGGTTCAGGGCCTGCTTCGTGAGATCTCCATCCGCGATGACCCTAGTCTGGCAAATGTGGCGTTCAACGAGAAGGCAAAGGTCATCGAAGGCGACATTGTGACCGACCGCCTGCTCGAGTTCACTTCGCTGCCCAccctgcagcagcagaacCAGCGGCTTCTCAAGCTTACTCGTGCTCTTGCCGCAaagctcgacgcccgcgaGATCAACCGCGCGACCAACCACGCCAGCGACGTCGACACTGGCGCCGCTCTCGACCAGGCCACGGAGACCATCACCCGTTTGCATACCCAGGTCCTTGAGTCGCAGAAGAAGATCAACGAGATCTCAAGAGAGCGCGACCTGTTCTCGAAACTGCTTGCGCGTGGCGAGGGTCTCCGCTGGTCGGCAAACGGCACGTCGTCAAACGGACCACTGGAGACGAGCGACAGCTCCAACGAGCAAGCGCTCGCAACCCTCCAAGCTCAGCTCAGCAGCGTCCGCGACAAGGCTGACGCCGATGTTGCTGAGGCCAAGGAACTTGCTCGTCAGAAGAGCGAGGCCGCTGgcgttgccgaggtcgaaagggtcaaggccgaggcaaGGGCGACAATGATCGAGAAGCAGCACCAGATTCTCAACGAGACCCACCAGCTTCAGAAGCAAGAGTACGCCAGCTTGGAGACCCAGTACCGCCAGGTGCAGTCCCAGATTTCTCAAGCTGAAAGTGAACGCCGTGCCGCTCTTGAGGAGGTTGCCAACCACCAGTCGACCGAGGCACGTCTTCGTGACGAGGCTGCCAACCTTCGTGCCGAGCGTGAGCAGTGGGAGAGCGTCCAGTCTCGTATGCAGACCGACTTCTCGACAGTCCAGCAGGAGCGTGTTCGCTTGCAGCACCTTATCGACAACCTCAACAGCGTCAGCACCGAAAATGAGCGTACCAGGACGGAGGAGCGCACCAGGCTGGAGAGGAGGATCGACGAACTGCAGCGCGAAGC CACACAGCTCAGAAACCAGGCGGATGAGGCTCGCGAGGCTGTCCGCGCCGCAGAG CGCCGCCTTGAGGAGACGGATCAGCGCATTCAGGCCGAAACCGCAACCATTACGgctgccaaggaggccgctgAGAAGATTGTTGCCGAGAAGGACCAGGAGATTACGGGTCTCAAGGAGCAGGCCGACAAGAACCTCAAGATTGGCCTCAACTGGCAGCGTCGTGCCAAGGAGCTGCAGGAGCGGAATGCCACGGTTgacgccaaggaggccgagatcaCCAAactcaaggccgagctcacgGAAGCGCAAGCGAAGGTTGCCGAGCTGGAGAAGAAGGTCTCTGATGCCGAGCAAGCCAGCTCTCAGAAGGACACCACTGTGCAGGGCCTGCAGGCCGAGttggccaaggccaaggaggcacCAGCTTcggctgctcctgctgccgaccccgccgagctTACTGCCCTGCAGGCTGAGCGCGACGCCCTTCAGCAGAAGCTCACCCAGGCCGAGAGTGAGCTGGCGGCTGCCAAGGCTGCAGTCTCAGAAGCTGCTCCTGCTACCCCTGCTACCCCAGCCGATACCGCCACTCCCGCCGCTGTCCCTGAGGGCGAGACGCCCTCAGTCGACACGGCTGCTTTGCAAACTCAACTCGACGAGGCTACAAAGAAGCTGGCGGACCAGGAGACGAGGTACCAGAACGACGTCATCAAGGTCAACCGTGCCAACCAGGGTCTCAGCAACCGCGTCAAGGCTTTCACTGCCGAGAAGGCGGCTCTCGACGCCAAGATtaccgagctcgagaaggaggtcgCAGAGCTCAAGGTCAAGCTGGCGACTGCCGAGGCCTCCGCGGGAACTGCTACTACCGACCAGTCGGCAATCGAGGAGGCTGTCAAGActgccgtcgctgctcgcgAAGCCGAGCTGAACGCAGCACACGCCGCCGTACTGGCCAATGCTGGCAGCAAGCccgacgactcggccatCCAGGCGGCGGTCTCCGCCAAGGAGACGGAGCTCAAGGCTGCGTTTGACAAGGAGCTTGCTGAGGCTAAGGCTCAAGCACCTGCCGGCAACGAAGAGTTGGTCGCGAAGAATGCCGAGCAAGAAAAAGAGATCAAGACTCTTCAGCGTCAAATTCGGACAGGCGAGATTACCCGCAAgacgctcgagcgccagAAGACCGACCTCGAGACCAAGGTGCGCAATCttgaggctgctgctgctggttcTCCTGCCCCCAGCTTGTCAGCGGCTGCCGCGCCTTTCaagcccgcggcggccgcctctCCGGCTGCGGAGGCTTCCACACCACCAGCATCATTGCCGGCCAAGCCGTCACCGActgcgccggcaccagcagctGCAGAGGCCTCGACATCTGCAGCGACTGCTGATGCCTCtgtgcgcggcggtgcggcaggacgtggccgcggccgcggcgcagcggcggctgtACGCGGAAGGGGCGCCGCACCGGCCCGACCAAACAGCGTTCTGAATG CCGTCAACGCCACGCTGGCGTCCGCCACCGACACGAGCGGTGGCACCAAGCGTGCTGCCCCTGACGACGatggcgctgctggcgcaaCGACTACGTCTCCTGAcatcctcgcccgcctccaGAACGCGCAACCTggggctgccgccgaggccgctgccccgGCTGAGGGAGCTACACGAGGGCGTGCTGCCAAGAGGGCCcgtggtggcgcggcgcgtggacGGGGCActggacgacgaccgagCGGAGCAGGTGGTGCTGGAGGCGACGCATGA